The following are encoded in a window of Oncorhynchus mykiss isolate Arlee chromosome 11, USDA_OmykA_1.1, whole genome shotgun sequence genomic DNA:
- the LOC110535668 gene encoding uncharacterized protein LOC110535668 isoform X3, whose product MYRIRCSRVAETIDILNKKKLNCLICVGLLDPLSIPCGQSYCKVCIGNWVQDHQNDPYHICLKCRQTYTPRPALYTNPNLDEVVEKIEKTGLQADDTGSGNIVIYSKSYTEEILRKHTEEILCKHMLRNQHLVSMNKKKMSGSKTRKQEAQSPAPSSSGQDLEFQDPEPGKTQELYAQMDDILDRVTQNNFQQSMNAITEFTINTEGKLRAITDLIYERAISHPASSVVYANMCHYLMGLKVPMAAVPGGTLNFRKILLNRVKTDFENMGRDSHEILQKKMDAITKEEDGQQLREELEEVKAKGRRQSLGNIQFMCELYRLKMITKAIMHDTIVKLLKNHDEDSLECLCTLLSTIGKELARPRMDEYCNQIEKIVKNRTTSPRITSMLQNVMDLRKTEITQLAEKMEKIRLQADDDADDHTGPADTEPVLRPHYKSSPMKQQELVSIFTPLQENVYPHDDKLKAEDHETDSAGRATKKKKVSVPFKTCQQIIQEREEELQKLRQEVESLKCLSQATLEDGERFFTKLIETRCSEVREWIQAKEKEMVSEAEGLIQTLEKELDELKMTETEARQLPHIEDVPHFFQKLPSITEAFGKVKRIYATKIQKLFENTSKRQFKMFYEIVEEMLEPYTITSIDRQEVEEKDLEDFVDLDTVKTEEIYAQMDDILDRLTPKNFHQSMKLKVPGVTVPFRKLLLNRCQKGFEKDNSKILKEMQRELDAITEKEDRQRLRDGLEETKAEGQRELLCNIKFMCELFKLKMIMETVMHNCIVKLLKNGDDGSLEVLCTLLFTIGKDLEEDSQEAEPRMDQHYKQIVVIIKKKRTSPRIRYMLCDAMDLRELNLEKNKDN is encoded by the exons ATGTATCGAATTCGCTGTAGTAGGGTGGCTGAAACTATAGATATTTTgaataaaaaaaagttaaattGTCTAATCTGTGTAGGTTTACTGGATCCGCTGAGTATTCCCTGTGGACAGAGTTACTGTAAAGTCTGTATTGGTAACTGGGTTCAGGATCACCAAAATGATCCCTACCACATCTGCCTTAAGTGCAGACAGACCTACACCCCAAGACCTGCGCTATATACAAACCCCAATCTTGATGAAGTGGTGGAAAAAATAGAAAAGACTGGACTGCAAGCTGATGACACTGGATCTGGAAACATAGTCATATACTCCAAGTCATATACTGAGGAAATACTGAGGAAACATACTGAGGAGATACTCTGCAAACATATGCTGAGAAATCAGCACCTGGTCAGCATGAACAAG AAAAAGATGAGTGGGAGCAAGACACGCAAACAAGAAGCCCAGTCACCAGCTCCCTCTTCCAGCGGACAGGACTTG GAGTTTCAGGATCCAGAGCCAGGGAAGACACAGGAACTGTATGCCCAAATGGATGACATCCTGGATAGGGTGACTCAAAACAACTTTCAGCAATCAATGAATGCAATAACTGAGTTCACCATTAACACAGAGGGCAAACTGAGGGCCATCACTGACCTCATATATGAGAGGGCCATATCACACCCTGCCAGCTCTGTGGTCTATGCCAACATGTGCCACTACCTCATGGGG CTCAAAGTACCCATGGCTGCCGTACCAGGAGGGACATTAAATTTCCGCAAGATACTTCTGAACCGAGTCAAGACAGACTTTGAGAACATGGGGAGGGACAGTCATGAAATCTTGCAGAAGAAGATGGACGCCATCACCAAG GAGGAGGACGGCCAGCAACTgagggaagagctggaggaggtCAAGGCCAAGGGTCGGAGGCAGTCTCTAGGCAATATCCAGTTCATGTGCGAGTTGTACAGGTTGAAGATGATTACGAAGGCCATCATGCACGACACCATCGTAAAGCTGTTGAAGAACCACGACGAGGATTCGCTGGAGTGTTTGTGCACCTTACTCTCCACCATCGGCAAGGAATTGGCCAGG CCCAGAATGGATGAGTACTGCAACCAGATTGAGAAGATTGTGAAGAATAGGACAACTTCCCCCAGAATCACAAGCATGCTGCAAAATGTGATGGATCTCCGAAAG ACCGAAATAACCCAGCTTGCTGAAAAGATGGAGAAGATCAGACTGCAAGCTGACGATGATGCTGACGATCACACTGGACCTGCAGATACGGAACCTGTTTTGCGGCCTCATTATAAGTCATCACCCATGAAGCAACAGGAGCTGGTTAGCATATTTACACCACTACAGGAGAACGTATATCCTCATGATGATAAGCTGAAAGCTGAAGACCATGAGACAGACTCTGCAGGGCGGGCTACCAAGAAG AAAAAGGTTAGTGTGCCCTTTAAAACATGCCAGCAGAtaatccaggagagagaggaggagctacAGAAACTGAGACAGGAAGTGGAGTCTCTAAAG TGCTTATCTCAGGCTACACTGGAAGACGGTGAGAGGTTCTTCACCAAATTGATTGAGACAAGGTGCTCAGAGGTGAGAGAGTGGATCCAAGCCAAAGAGAAGGAGATGGTGAGTGAGGCTGAGGGACTCATACAGACACTCGAGAAGGAGCTCGATGAGCTGAAGATGACTGAAACAGAGGCTAGGCAGCTTCCACACATAGAGGACGTCCCCCATTTCTTCCAG AAATTGCCCAGCATCACTGAGGCTTTTGGAAAAGTGAAGAGGATATATGCCACTAAAATCCAAAAGCTATTTGAAAATACCTCCAAGAGACAATTTAAGATGTTTTATGAAATAG TTGAAGAAATGCTGGAACCATACA CCATCACTTCTATTGACAGACAGGAGGTGGAAGAAAAGGACCTG GAGGACTTTGTGGACCTAGATACAGTGAAGACAGAGGAAATATATGCACAAATGGATGACATCCTGGACAGGCTGACTCCTAAGAACTTCCATCAGTCGATGAAG CTGAAAGTACCCGGAGTGACAGTACCTTTCCGCAAGCTGCTGCTGAACCGATGCCAGAAGGGCTTTGAGAAAGACAATAGTAAGATCTTAAAGGAAATGCAGAGAGAACTGGACGCGATCACTGAG AAGGAGGACCGACAGCGACTGAGGGATGGGCTGGAGGAAACGAAGGCAGAGGGGCAACGGGAGTTGCTTTGCAACATCAAGTTCATGTGCGAGTTGTTCAAGCTAAAGATGATTATGGAGACCGTCATGCACAACTGCATTGTAAAGCTACTAAAGAATGGTGATGATGGTTCACTGGAGGTCCTGTGCACATTACTCTTCACCATCGGCAAGGACTTAGAGGAGGATTCTCAGGAGGCTGAG CCCAGAATGGATCAGCACTACAAGCAGATTGTGGTGATCATTAAGAAAAAGAGGACGTCCCCCAGAATCCGCTACATGCTGTGTGATGCGATGGACCTCAGAGAG CTCAATTTGGAGAAAAATAAAGACAATTGA
- the LOC110535668 gene encoding uncharacterized protein LOC110535668 isoform X6, whose protein sequence is MTEFQDPEPGKTQELYAQMDDILDRVTQNNFQQSMNAITEFTINTEGKLRAITDLIYERAISHPASSVVYANMCHYLMGLKVPMAAVPGGTLNFRKILLNRVKTDFENMGRDSHEILQKKMDAITKEEDGQQLREELEEVKAKGRRQSLGNIQFMCELYRLKMITKAIMHDTIVKLLKNHDEDSLECLCTLLSTIGKELARPRMDEYCNQIEKIVKNRTTSPRITSMLQNVMDLRKTEITQLAEKMEKIRLQADDDADDHTGPADTEPVLRPHYKSSPMKQQELVSIFTPLQENVYPHDDKLKAEDHETDSAGRATKKKKVSVPFKTCQQIIQEREEELQKLRQEVESLKCLSQATLEDGERFFTKLIETRCSEVREWIQAKEKEMVSEAEGLIQTLEKELDELKMTETEARQLPHIEDVPHFFQKLPSITEAFGKVKRIYATKIQKLFENTSKRQFKMFYEIVEEMLEPYTITSIDRQEVEEKDLEDFVDLDTVKTEEIYAQMDDILDRLTPKNFHQSMKVVSAFTIDTEDKLKGFIDRIYKNAIEYPTYADVYAKVCHHHQLMGLKVPGVTVPFRKLLLNRCQKGFEKDNSKILKEMQRELDAITEKEDRQRLRDGLEETKAEGQRELLCNIKFMCELFKLKMIMETVMHNCIVKLLKNGDDGSLEVLCTLLFTIGKDLEEDSQEAEPRMDQHYKQIVVIIKKKRTSPRIRYMLCDAMDLRELNLEKNKDN, encoded by the exons ATGACA GAGTTTCAGGATCCAGAGCCAGGGAAGACACAGGAACTGTATGCCCAAATGGATGACATCCTGGATAGGGTGACTCAAAACAACTTTCAGCAATCAATGAATGCAATAACTGAGTTCACCATTAACACAGAGGGCAAACTGAGGGCCATCACTGACCTCATATATGAGAGGGCCATATCACACCCTGCCAGCTCTGTGGTCTATGCCAACATGTGCCACTACCTCATGGGG CTCAAAGTACCCATGGCTGCCGTACCAGGAGGGACATTAAATTTCCGCAAGATACTTCTGAACCGAGTCAAGACAGACTTTGAGAACATGGGGAGGGACAGTCATGAAATCTTGCAGAAGAAGATGGACGCCATCACCAAG GAGGAGGACGGCCAGCAACTgagggaagagctggaggaggtCAAGGCCAAGGGTCGGAGGCAGTCTCTAGGCAATATCCAGTTCATGTGCGAGTTGTACAGGTTGAAGATGATTACGAAGGCCATCATGCACGACACCATCGTAAAGCTGTTGAAGAACCACGACGAGGATTCGCTGGAGTGTTTGTGCACCTTACTCTCCACCATCGGCAAGGAATTGGCCAGG CCCAGAATGGATGAGTACTGCAACCAGATTGAGAAGATTGTGAAGAATAGGACAACTTCCCCCAGAATCACAAGCATGCTGCAAAATGTGATGGATCTCCGAAAG ACCGAAATAACCCAGCTTGCTGAAAAGATGGAGAAGATCAGACTGCAAGCTGACGATGATGCTGACGATCACACTGGACCTGCAGATACGGAACCTGTTTTGCGGCCTCATTATAAGTCATCACCCATGAAGCAACAGGAGCTGGTTAGCATATTTACACCACTACAGGAGAACGTATATCCTCATGATGATAAGCTGAAAGCTGAAGACCATGAGACAGACTCTGCAGGGCGGGCTACCAAGAAG AAAAAGGTTAGTGTGCCCTTTAAAACATGCCAGCAGAtaatccaggagagagaggaggagctacAGAAACTGAGACAGGAAGTGGAGTCTCTAAAG TGCTTATCTCAGGCTACACTGGAAGACGGTGAGAGGTTCTTCACCAAATTGATTGAGACAAGGTGCTCAGAGGTGAGAGAGTGGATCCAAGCCAAAGAGAAGGAGATGGTGAGTGAGGCTGAGGGACTCATACAGACACTCGAGAAGGAGCTCGATGAGCTGAAGATGACTGAAACAGAGGCTAGGCAGCTTCCACACATAGAGGACGTCCCCCATTTCTTCCAG AAATTGCCCAGCATCACTGAGGCTTTTGGAAAAGTGAAGAGGATATATGCCACTAAAATCCAAAAGCTATTTGAAAATACCTCCAAGAGACAATTTAAGATGTTTTATGAAATAG TTGAAGAAATGCTGGAACCATACA CCATCACTTCTATTGACAGACAGGAGGTGGAAGAAAAGGACCTG GAGGACTTTGTGGACCTAGATACAGTGAAGACAGAGGAAATATATGCACAAATGGATGACATCCTGGACAGGCTGACTCCTAAGAACTTCCATCAGTCGATGAAGGTAGTGAGTGCATTTACCATTGACACAGAGGACAAACTCAAGGGCTTTATTGACCGCATATATAAGAATGCCATTGAATACCCGACCTACGCTGATGTCTACGCCAAGGTGTGCCACCATCACCAACTCATGGGG CTGAAAGTACCCGGAGTGACAGTACCTTTCCGCAAGCTGCTGCTGAACCGATGCCAGAAGGGCTTTGAGAAAGACAATAGTAAGATCTTAAAGGAAATGCAGAGAGAACTGGACGCGATCACTGAG AAGGAGGACCGACAGCGACTGAGGGATGGGCTGGAGGAAACGAAGGCAGAGGGGCAACGGGAGTTGCTTTGCAACATCAAGTTCATGTGCGAGTTGTTCAAGCTAAAGATGATTATGGAGACCGTCATGCACAACTGCATTGTAAAGCTACTAAAGAATGGTGATGATGGTTCACTGGAGGTCCTGTGCACATTACTCTTCACCATCGGCAAGGACTTAGAGGAGGATTCTCAGGAGGCTGAG CCCAGAATGGATCAGCACTACAAGCAGATTGTGGTGATCATTAAGAAAAAGAGGACGTCCCCCAGAATCCGCTACATGCTGTGTGATGCGATGGACCTCAGAGAG CTCAATTTGGAGAAAAATAAAGACAATTGA